The following coding sequences lie in one Chanos chanos chromosome 4, fChaCha1.1, whole genome shotgun sequence genomic window:
- the tmem234 gene encoding transmembrane protein 234, whose protein sequence is MRFSHKTGNQAMVSTVEVLCLLLVAVLWGATNPFLKKGTEGIEHVREGNKVVQFLAEVKFLFLNIKYLVPFLLNQSGSVVYYFTLASTDLSLAVPVVNSLTFLFTLLTGKLLGEDFGGKGAVIGMLLTMLGVTLCIVSSVTETSNDGHQNITLISE, encoded by the exons ATGAGGTTCTCTCATAAGACCGGAAATCAAGCAATGGTATCTACAG TTGAGGTGCTTTGCCTCCTGCTGGTTGCTGTGTTGTGGGGTGCAACAAACCCATTCCTTAAGAAAGGCACAGAGGGAATTGAACATGTGAGGGAGGGTAATAAAGTTGTCCAGTTCTTGGCTGAAGTGAAGTTCCTGTTTCTGAACATCAAG TATCTGGTGCCATTCCTGCTGAATCAGAGCGGATCAGTGGTGTACTACTTCACTCTGGCCAGCACAG ACTTGTCTTTGGCTGTTCCTGTGGTGAACTCCCTCACATTCCTGTTCACACTGCTCACGGGGAAGCTGCTCGGTGAGGATTTTGGAGGGAAAG gagCTGTGATAGGAATGCTGCTCACCATGCTGGGTGTGACTCTGTGCATCGTGAGCTCAGTTACCGAGACTTCAAATGATGGACATCAGAACATCACCCTGATATCTGAGTGA
- the lgmn gene encoding legumain, which yields MSPTVVLLSLSLGLLVSGFPAEQPENGKNWVVIVAGSNGWYNYRHQADACHAYQIVHKNGIPDEQIVVMMYDDLAHNEDNPTPGVIINRPNGTDVYKGVVKDYTGDDVTPANFLAVLKGDSASVKGGSGKVLKSGPNDHVFVYFTDHGAPGLLAFPNDDLHVEDLMATIQYMHKNNKYKKMVFYIEACESGSMMKPLPTDIDVYATTAANPHESSYACYYDEARDTYLGDWYSVNWMEDSDVEDLNKETLAKQFKIVKSRTNTSHVMQYGNKTLAHMKVMAFQGNSKGFAKPAEPIMMPSLLEKDLTPSPDVPLAILKRKLMATNDLNSAKGYLSQINAHLKVRELLSETMRKVVERVTGDALQAQRILDDRQELTQHECYRSAVEHYKKHCFNWHMQEFEYALRHLYALVNLCEEGHPAQRILTAMDDVCYYRQ from the exons ATGTCACCAACAGTCGTTCTGTTGAGCTTGAGCCTGGGTCTGTTAGTCAGCGGCTTCCCAGCAGAGCAGCCTGAAAATGGCAAGAACTGGGTGGTGATTGTTGCCGGTTCAAATGGCTGGTACAACTACAGACATCAG gcagacGCTTGCCATGCTTACCAGATTGTCCATAAGAACGGCATCCCTGACGAGCAGATTGTGGTGATGATGTATGATGACCTGGCCCACAACGAGGA CAACCCAACGCCTGGAGTCATCATTAACAGACCCAATGGTACTGACGTCTATAAGGGTGTGGTGAAGGACTATACTGGTGAT gatGTGACCCCGGCGAACTTCCTGGCTGTTTTGAAGGGTGACTCTGCAAGCGTGAAGGGAGGATCTGGTAAAGTGCTGAAGAG TGGGCCAAATgatcatgtgtttgtgtacttcaCTGACCATGGTGCTCCTGGACTTCTTGCTTTCCCCAATGATGAT CTCCATGTCGAGGACCTCATGGCAACCATCCAGtacatgcacaaaaacaacaagTACAAGAAG ATGGTGTTTTACATTGAGGCCTGTGAATCTGGTTCAATGATGAAACCCCTGCCCACTGACATTGACG tgtatgCCACCACGGCTGCTAACCCCCACGAGTCCTCCTACGCCTGTTACTATGACGAGGCCCGGGATACCTATCTGGGAGACTGGTACAGTGTTAACTGGATGGAAGACTCTGACGTG gAGGACCTGAATAAGGAGACTCTGGCCAAGCAATTTAAAATCGTGAAAAGCCGAACCAACACCAGTCACGTGATGCAGTATGGAAATAAG actCTGGCCCATATGAAAGTGATGGCGTTCCAGGGCAACTCTAAGGGCTTTGCTAAGCCAGCTGAGCCCATCATGATGCCCAGTCTCCTGGAAAAGGACCTGACCCCCAGCCCTGATGTGCCCCTCGCCATCCTCAAGAGGAAACTCATGGCCACCAATGACCTCAACAGTGCCAAGGGATACCTGTCACAGATTAATGCCCACTTGAAG gtacgAGAGCTCCTGTCTGAGACTATGCGGAAGGTGGTAGAGAGAGTGACCGGGGACGCGCTGCAGGCCCAGAGGATCCTGGACGACCGACAGGAGCTGACCCAGCACGAGTGCTACCGCTCTGCAGTCGAACACTACAAGAAACACTGCTTCAACTGGCACATGCAGGAG TTTGAGTATGCTCTGAGGCATTTGTATGCACTGGTAAACCTGTGTGAAGAGGGACATCCAGCCCAGAG GATCCTGACGGCTATGGATGATGTGTGTTACTACAGACAGTAG